GAGCTGGTATGACTTGACCGCGGAGAATGCCGCCCCGACCGCCAGGCCGACGGACAGGGGCGCATTGCCCCGAATGGTGACGTGCCGGTTGGTCCCCAGGGTCCGGAAGCGCCTCTGAATGTCATCCAGTTCGGGCTGAAGAACGTCGGTCCACGTCTCGACTGGTGGCACGGTGCGGGTCGCGCGGTCGAAGTACGTGCGCCAGTCGACGATGGCGTCGTGCGCTTCACGGGCGCGGGCGTCCGGATCACCCCATACGTCGAGGAAGACGCCCAGCCCCTCCCGCTGGGTGTTCTGGCTGAATTCGTCCACGGCGCGGCGGATGACCGCGAAGACATCGTCTCGAGAAAACGCCTGCCCCAAGTGGTCTGTCACGAAGGCCTGGATCGCGTCGAAGGCCCTGACCAGCGCCGGCCTCAGCGCATTCTCGAAGACTTTGAAACTCTGCGTCTGGCCGATAAATTCATTGAGGAGTGTCTGGATGGAGTCCGGCCAGGCGCGGATGTGGACGCTGTCTTCGATTTCCAGGTGCTGGAGTGCCCACTGAGCTGTGTCCGGGAGCTTCAGGTCAGTGAGCAGACCGTCCAGATGCGCGACCGTATCCTCTTCGGTCTTCGTGCCGGCATGAATGGCCTGTGCGCCCCTGATGCGTTCCAGGGCCCGTTCGACGGCTTTCACGTCGTCGTGGAACGTCCTGGCCACCAGGAAGAACTTGACGATGCTCGTGTCGGCCGCATGCATGGTTTTGAAATGCCTGACGACCTCTGCGAACTCCGTCCTGCCGACGTGATGGTCCTTGAGTTGGAGGTAGTGCCGCTCACGCCGTCCGCTACGCTCGAACAGCAGGTTGATGTCGTCGGCGCCTTCGTTCATGGCGTGCGTGAAGTCGGGGTCGACACTCCAGTACAGCAGCTTGATGCAGAGGTAGGCGAGCTGGGCATTAAAGCCTTTCACGGCGTTGATCCCGCCCATCTGTTTTCTGTTGAGCATGGACGCGTCATCGGGGTTGGTCATGGGGCACCTCCGGTGTGTGGAGTCGTTTCAGGCAATGGCATGGGATACCAACCACTTCGTAGGCCCAGGCCCGCAGATGTGTGGTACAGGTACCTCGCCTTTGAAGGCCTCACGTCTCGTTCGGCTGTGCATGGCGGCGTTATCAGTCATGCGCTGCGCTGCGCCGTATCTCTGGTGGACATGCCATTCCCCCAGGAAGTACGTACTCACCGGCCGATTCCATAGCCGTACAAGCACTTCGCGCCTCGCGCTCACACCACGGCTCGATGGGAACCGGCAGCTTCTCGAGTTTGCGTGCGGCGGGCACGCGCCCGGCATGACGTCCATCTCGAGTTGCATGGTGCCCCGCTCCACGAGGATGCCGACCGTCCGTGCGCCGTGTCCTCGGCTGGCCTCGTTGGGAATGGCATGAGCGATTGGTGCGTCCATCATCACCGCGAGGTGTCGGTCATCCGACTGGAAGGCGCTTGCCTTCACGGCAGTGGTCCTCGGAGTGCGATCCCTTCGAAGCCGTGCGGGCCGTGACGCTGCTCGAACACCCGCGTCCGCTCCGTGTCGGTTCCCTCGACGAATTCCCGGACGAAGGTGGCACCGACAGCGGCCAGCAGCTGAATATCCGTATGGAGTGCGGGAAAGACGGGCGTCCAGCAGCCGACGCCTTCCATGGGCATCGGCTCATCGGGATCGACCAGTGCGTCAGCGTCGACATGGGGAAGGATGGCCCGGTTGAACGCCGGCGCCCGGAACCGTGTGGTGCGCTCCGCATACGCGTACAGCGACTGTGCCTTCCAGCCCAGCGAGAGGCTGATGATCACTTTGGGATCGTCCCAGCGCCGGCGGCCGAGCATGGCGATCACTGGCGCTTCACCGGTCGTGTCGATGATCACGTCTGCCGCCTGGACGGCCTGAGCTCCATCATCGCGTTGCGGAGGGTACCGTTCATTGAAACCGGTGGGACTCACAAGCGTGTTGATCGCCTGGAGCCGCTGCGCGACCTGCTCGGCTTTGTTTCCTGGCACGTCCTGGAGCGTGAGCGTATGACGGACCAGATTCGCCGTCTGGATCGAGTCGTCGTCGAACACACTGATGTAGGTGACCCCACTACGGACGAGGTGTTCGGCGACCGCTGAGCCCAGCGCTCCGGCCCCGATCACCACGTAGCGCTGCGCCCTCACCGTTTCGGGGAGGAAGCCGCGACTTCCCAGTTCCTCGGCCTGATGCGGTTGCGAGAGCAGCCATGTGATGGGCGACGCCGTGCCGAACGTGTCATGTCTGGCCTTCAGCCACATGCTGTCAGGCGTGTTCCGGAAACCCCTGGCCGGCAACAGCTCAGCCCGGGACGGGAGCTCGCAGGCCTGCCACTGGATTTGACGATCCGGGCCGTCGATCACGCCCGGGACGGGGTAGCCGATCAGCAGCAGGGGAGTCCCCTTGGGCGTCATGGCGATGGCGCTGCGGAGGAGGGGATCGAGGCTCATACCCTGCTCTGCCAGGACGCCGCGCAGTTCGCCCCAGGTGGCCGGGAACCCCCACGGTGGAATGAAAGGGCGGCGCTCCAGCATGAGCCACCTGGCCGTCTGACCCGCTGTCAGTGACGTGACCCAGGTGCCCCACGCGGGCGTGAGGAGGTGCTTGCCCTGCCTGGTGAACTCGGCCGCGTAGTACGACACGTAGTGCCCAAGGTCCTTGCGAAGCTTGACTTCACCGTGTTGCCCGGTGTGCTGCCGCCATACGGCCAGTGAGCGGTCGTCCTCGAGGGTGTTGATCGAACGCTTCCTGTTGCGGTTCTCGTCGTGAATGAGTGGGTGACCGAAATGATCCCCAGGTTGGAAGAGTTCGCCCCGCGCTGCTTTCTGAACCCACTGCACCAGGCGCATGGCATGCCAGGCCAGCCGGCCATAGGCATCCGGCGGCTCTGCACCAGTCCCCCACCGCTCGAGGGATTGTGCCCGCGTGATCAGGCAGGGCTGATGGCGTGTGAGTTCATGCGGGAATTCCCCACGTATGCCGCTGTTCGCGGCACGGAACACGTCAATGGTGCCCCAGGGGTAATGCTGCGAGACAGACAGTCGCCAGTGCGTGACCGCGTCCACGTACTCGCTGCCCTGCTCGATCTGAACCTGGCAGGGGACCGCCCAGCGGTCAGATTTCTCCCGCGACCACGGTCCAGTCAGCGTGAAATCCGGGACGTCCTCAAGCGTCCTGATTCCAGCCACGAGGTCTGGAGGCAGGGGAGCACGGTCGGCCGTGTCATCCAAAGCGGCCCCGGGGGGACGGTGAGTCCGTCGGCATCACGGTGGTCCCTGCTGCTGCCCCCGCCGGGCCGGCCGACGACGTTGGAATCGCCAGCGGGATCTTGAATTCCTTGCCGAGAAGGCCCTGCCACATCTCCGCAGCTTCCTGGCGGTTTCCCCATGACAACGCCTTCGTGGCTGTTTCGGCAGCGTGGCACACTTCTTTGTAGAAGGCGTTGAAGTCGTCCTGGGTCAGCCGGGAGATGACGTCGGCCTCCGATTCCTCTTCATCAAGGCCCCGCGGCCGCAACTGCGGCTTGCTGTGCGGATGGTACCGATCGAAGTCGGCCTTCATTGCCTGAAAGGTCATGGTGAGGCCCTCCGCGATGGAGGAGAAGTTGTGCGGGCAGTAATCTCCCGCCATATGCTCGATGGGGTAGCTGCGCGGGTACTTGCTCGCGCCGGGCTGCGCGGCGGCACGCCGGCGCCACCATTTCAGGGCACGTGCGATGCGAAGGAACTTGCTATTACAGTCCTTGTTCTTCTGCACCGCGAAATCAAGGGTGGCCAGGGGATGGGTGTCCTGCCACTCCCGCGCGTCCTTGTCCGGAATGCGCAGCGGTTCCTTGACCCATTGGTCATCCGACAGACCCTCTGGACCGAAGATCTCATCCGGGTTGAGCACCTCATCGTCATGGTCGGCCGACCGTGTCTCCATCTCGACGGCGTTCTCGGTGTACCGCCTGAGCGCCGCCTTCTGCGCTTCACTGGGCGCAGACGTGGGGACCAGGTCGACCTCAACGTCCGGCAACGACAGCTTCACGGAGCGCGACTGGATCTTTGCCCGTCCCTTTCCGTATTCCTTTTCCAACCATTTCAGAACACCCTGCAGCACTGTCTCGGGGTTCTTGAACTCAAACTCTGAAAGGTTGGTCACGAGCACGATGTCGACGTCCGCCTTTTCGGGCTGGCCGTATACGTCCAGCGGGGGCTTGACCATGGTGTGGCGGGCGTAGCTTCCCTGAAGAAAATCGGCGACGTGAATCTCGCTGATCCACGGATCATTCGCGATCCGGCGCCGCACATCGAGGTGGGCGCGCTGGGCTGCCTTAAGGGTTGTGTTACCTGGCAGGATCAGGCGGTCGAACTCATCGAATTCTTTGGCGAGGGTCTGGTATGTGGGTTGAGTCATGGTGCAGGTCCTCCATCAGGGGAAAAGACAAGCGGCACTGCTCATGCCCACATCATAATCCATACCTGTTGATCAGCTGAAAGACGAACGACGAGGCGCGCGCTCTGGCGCCTCCGGCGGTAACACCTGGTGTCAGAGGTCACCAGGTAGCGCTCACCATCGGCCCACGTTGATAGGCGGGCGATCACTGTTCGGATAGCTCGGGTCGTCGACTCTGCGGAGGTTGTACAGGACGGCGGAAAACCCAAAGCGCTGCGTGGTAGCGACGGAGATCAGCCTGGGCACGTGCTGTCTTGAACCTTATTTTTTCTTTTTCGGTGGTGTTTTCTGCACGGACGCGGCTCGAGTCCGTGACCTGCTCCGCGTCTCCCCTTGCTCGTACGTGGGCAGCGGCGGCTGACCGGTCGCGCTCGCCAGGTGCTCGAAGTCGACCAGGCTCTCTTGAATGATCGCCAGGATGGGTTTGAGGTCGTTGTAGCGGCGAAGACCAGCAAGCTCTCTGTCGATGTTGGCGAACCAGTCTTCATATTCGGGGGTGTGTTCGAAAACCATGTCCTGGGTCGATCGTTCATACGTCCCTTGACGCCCTTGCCGATAGAAGATTTTAGGAAGGGTAAACCGACTCGGGAGTTCCGTGGCTTGAATGATGCCGTCACGAACCGCGTCTCGGAACGCTTTGGCAAACGCGTCACTGCGGCCCGCCTCGGTCAGTCTTCCTACTTCTGCGCTGAGGGTTGAGTAGGGCACGGAGAGCAGGATACGTGAACGTCGGAGGATGCTGGAGTCCAAATACGGCCCTGCCAGTCCCCCTTCTCATCACCACACCTATGATCCTTATGTGGGAGGAAAAGTGAAATAAGAATCAGCTGAACACCTATTCAGCGGCGGATATGCAATTGGATATGACCAGTATTGCATACGGTTTTCATCTATCTTCTATCTGACCCACCGAAGAATTCATACGCAGGAGCATTGGCCCTGGCCCAGTCCTAACACTTCGGGTCACCAGGTACAGGGCTTTCCAGCCTGCTAGAACGAAAAGGCTAAGGGCCTTCAAAAAGATAGAGTTGCGAGGCAGAGAAGTCTGCCTGCCGCCGCTCAGGCTCAAGCAATATCGATTGGGAAAGGGCACTGACGAGAGAGTTCATATCAAGTCATAGAAATTTGATCGGCGTGTTCCTGGTTCACAGACACTACTTATGCTTGAACAGTCAAGCGCAAGCAACGCCCCCACCACCAACAACACTGTTCACCGCACCCCGATATGCAGTTGTCGGCTTCTACGACACACGATAAACCTCTTAGCACGCCCCAAACACCAAGTACGGCCCCCTCACGCACGCCAGCAGGGCGGCAACCACACCATGAAGCGTGCTGACCTTTGAGCGGCTTCGGATAACCCGAGCCAGTCCTCGTTATTCTCGACGGTAACCGGCATCGGATGATGCATTTCCACTCCCTTGTCGTCCCAGTCCACATAGCCGGGTGTCGCTGAAGAGGAGTTCCATGGACCATGACCCGTCGTTCCACTCGGAGAAGCATGAGGGCGGCAACCGCGGCAGCCGCGGCTTTACTGCGCAGACGATCGTCCTGCTTCACCGCCTCCCCACGCTGTTTGACGACGCCTCATTCGCAGGCGTCGTGTACGAGGGCCAGGAGGACTTCGACCTGCACTTCACGCGGCCTGAGGGCAAGCGCCTCCGTGTCGTGCAGTGCAAGTCCATGAGCCTGACCAACCCGGAAGTGCGGGAGATCCTGGACGGCATGTACGAGCGGTACAAAACTGATCCAGACCTCTATGAAGGCTTCGAGCTTGTGGCGCAGGCATTTCGGCCCAAAGTAGACGCTGTGCGGCTAGGTACCCACACCGCCGCGCGGGTGCAGAAGGGGTACGCGGGCACCGCCACGGAACGGAGTACCTCGCCCGACTTCGCAGCCAGGATCGACGCCATGCTCGCCGAGCTGAAGTGCACCTCGGGGATCACGACTGAGTGGGCCACAAAGTACCTGAGCTTCAGCACGCAGATTCCGAGTTACCCCTTTGAAGAGGACTCGGTGATTGGCCCGTTCGTGCTGGGATGCATAGCCTGCCAGCAGTTCGAAGTTCAAATTCCCACGCCGTTCCGGTACGCCGCTGCCACACTGCATCAAACCTTTGAACTGCATATCCAAGAGTTCCTGACCCGGCAGGAACTCGCACAGATTGTTCACGATGCCTGTCGGGACTACAAGGATCAGGTTCAGCGAACTGGTATGAAGATCCACATCGACCACTGGCGAGACCTGGACGGACGCGCCATCAGTGAGGCAGACCAGGTCTTCAGATGGCGTGAGCACTATGATTCCGCTGGACGAGGCAAGGTGCCACCCACCAAAACCACCGAGAAACTCCTCCAGGAGTTGCAAGCCTTCGAAAGCGACAGCATGACCGTATGG
This is a stretch of genomic DNA from Deinococcus metalli. It encodes these proteins:
- a CDS encoding SAVED domain-containing protein — its product is MDHDPSFHSEKHEGGNRGSRGFTAQTIVLLHRLPTLFDDASFAGVVYEGQEDFDLHFTRPEGKRLRVVQCKSMSLTNPEVREILDGMYERYKTDPDLYEGFELVAQAFRPKVDAVRLGTHTAARVQKGYAGTATERSTSPDFAARIDAMLAELKCTSGITTEWATKYLSFSTQIPSYPFEEDSVIGPFVLGCIACQQFEVQIPTPFRYAAATLHQTFELHIQEFLTRQELAQIVHDACRDYKDQVQRTGMKIHIDHWRDLDGRAISEADQVFRWREHYDSAGRGKVPPTKTTEKLLQELQAFESDSMTVWKDVNVQLLPPCSIAAAFIVGHTFRLTKEYRLSTPSAQEFWAFDRDMSQAGDIHLKVTGETPGQDTNSAVVALGVGRDITAAVRGHADAHGLRGKFVAYQTSVSQLKEHQARKVADDFISALRGLDGVGITDIHLFYAGPIALAAMIGSLMNKIGRVLIYERDDQKTYHLAFRVDTQTS
- a CDS encoding SAVED domain-containing protein, with the protein product MTNPDDASMLNRKQMGGINAVKGFNAQLAYLCIKLLYWSVDPDFTHAMNEGADDINLLFERSGRRERHYLQLKDHHVGRTEFAEVVRHFKTMHAADTSIVKFFLVARTFHDDVKAVERALERIRGAQAIHAGTKTEEDTVAHLDGLLTDLKLPDTAQWALQHLEIEDSVHIRAWPDSIQTLLNEFIGQTQSFKVFENALRPALVRAFDAIQAFVTDHLGQAFSRDDVFAVIRRAVDEFSQNTQREGLGVFLDVWGDPDARAREAHDAIVDWRTYFDRATRTVPPVETWTDVLQPELDDIQRRFRTLGTNRHVTIRGNAPLSVGLAVGAAFSAVKSYQLTIIQRDTAWASNDAPSAAILESPLGLEVLDEGGTGLCVELSALRDVHRKVETFKAETGMRFAARLVLKQTDPPIDVWTAADAIALMNSARRAIRAAHDAHDFSEIHLFFSVPLGAAILLGHGLNSTGIVQAYEEQLDGGYAPSCRLDLR
- a CDS encoding ThiF family adenylyltransferase; protein product: MDDTADRAPLPPDLVAGIRTLEDVPDFTLTGPWSREKSDRWAVPCQVQIEQGSEYVDAVTHWRLSVSQHYPWGTIDVFRAANSGIRGEFPHELTRHQPCLITRAQSLERWGTGAEPPDAYGRLAWHAMRLVQWVQKAARGELFQPGDHFGHPLIHDENRNRKRSINTLEDDRSLAVWRQHTGQHGEVKLRKDLGHYVSYYAAEFTRQGKHLLTPAWGTWVTSLTAGQTARWLMLERRPFIPPWGFPATWGELRGVLAEQGMSLDPLLRSAIAMTPKGTPLLLIGYPVPGVIDGPDRQIQWQACELPSRAELLPARGFRNTPDSMWLKARHDTFGTASPITWLLSQPHQAEELGSRGFLPETVRAQRYVVIGAGALGSAVAEHLVRSGVTYISVFDDDSIQTANLVRHTLTLQDVPGNKAEQVAQRLQAINTLVSPTGFNERYPPQRDDGAQAVQAADVIIDTTGEAPVIAMLGRRRWDDPKVIISLSLGWKAQSLYAYAERTTRFRAPAFNRAILPHVDADALVDPDEPMPMEGVGCWTPVFPALHTDIQLLAAVGATFVREFVEGTDTERTRVFEQRHGPHGFEGIALRGPLP
- a CDS encoding SMODS domain-containing nucleotidyltransferase — translated: MTQPTYQTLAKEFDEFDRLILPGNTTLKAAQRAHLDVRRRIANDPWISEIHVADFLQGSYARHTMVKPPLDVYGQPEKADVDIVLVTNLSEFEFKNPETVLQGVLKWLEKEYGKGRAKIQSRSVKLSLPDVEVDLVPTSAPSEAQKAALRRYTENAVEMETRSADHDDEVLNPDEIFGPEGLSDDQWVKEPLRIPDKDAREWQDTHPLATLDFAVQKNKDCNSKFLRIARALKWWRRRAAAQPGASKYPRSYPIEHMAGDYCPHNFSSIAEGLTMTFQAMKADFDRYHPHSKPQLRPRGLDEEESEADVISRLTQDDFNAFYKEVCHAAETATKALSWGNRQEAAEMWQGLLGKEFKIPLAIPTSSAGPAGAAAGTTVMPTDSPSPRGRFG